The proteins below are encoded in one region of Drosophila santomea strain STO CAGO 1482 chromosome 3R, Prin_Dsan_1.1, whole genome shotgun sequence:
- the LOC120451994 gene encoding organic cation transporter-like protein translates to MDFSQVLDKCGNYGRFQVMILLLYGYTNILGSLHYFSQTLITFTPEHWCFHADLKGLSMEEIRSVYQNISASSCTPLLGVVNGTGVVATDRKCRSWIFDRENGYESITTELKWVCDKSPHSAVGQSFFFMGSVVGTIIFGYLSDQIGRLPSLLMATLCGGTGDFITSFVHTLPWFAFSRFMSGLSTDTMYYLMYILVFEYLSPKSRTFGLNIILAVFYCFGLMTSPWAAIWIGNWRHYLWLASLPALGVLIYPFLICESAQWLLTKKKYDEAVICLKKVAKFNGRQVEECVFDEFVTFYRERALQDDKLNSHEDTFLAMFMTPRLRRFTLTLLVKSVIITLSCDVINRNMEGLGTSPFKLFSFTSIVYLPAGVAILLLQNKIGRKGMACTALFVGGLITTMTGFLIAHLDPMENALLLAIMVGLGRFGATVSYDAEIQYAAEIIPTSVRGQAVSNIHVVGLASSSLAFYVIYLAQYYKPLPSIFISCLMFFGAGLCLTLPETLNKKLPETLADGEKFALNESFLYFPCFSRTEKNVRIDSA, encoded by the exons ATGGATTTCAGTCAGGTTCTGGATAAGTGTGGAAACTATGGGAGGTTCCAAGTGATGATCCTTTTGCTGTACGGCTACACAAATATCCTGGGATCACTGCACTACTTTTCGCAGACCCTCATCACCTTCACACCAGAGCATTG GTGCTTTCATGCTGACCTTAAGGGTCTCAGTATGGAGGAGATTCGCTCAGTATATCAAAACATATCCGCCTCATCCTGCACGCCCCTTTTGGGCGTAGTCAACGGCACAGGAGTAGTAGCAACGGACCGAAAGTGCAGGAGCTGGATTTTCGACAGGGAGAACGGCTACGAAAGCATCACCACCGAG CTCAAATGGGTCTGTGACAAATCCCCCCATTCAGCAGTGGGCCAATCCTTCTTCTTCATGGGTTCAGTCGTGGGCACCATAATCTTTGGCTATCTGTCGGATCAGATAGGTCGTCTGCCTTCTCTGTTGATGGCCACCTTGTGTGGTGGCACTGGGGACTTTATTACCTCCTTTGTGCACACTCTGCCATGGTTCGCCTTTTCCAGATTCATGTCGGGACTATCCACGGATACCATGTACTACCTAATGTACATATTGG TCTTTGAGTACTTAAGCCCTAAGAGCCGTACCTTTGGCCTCAACATCATTTTGGCCGTATTCTACTGCTTTGGACTGATGACCTCGCCCTGGGCCGCCATTTGGATTGGTAATTGGCGTCACTATCTCTGGCTAGCATCTCTCCCAGCACTGGGTGTCCTTATATATCCCTTCCTGATCTGCGAAAGTGCTCAGTGGCttttaaccaaaaaaaagtacGACGAGGCGGTGATCTGCCTGAAGAAAGTGGCCAAGTTCAATGGGCGACAGGTGGAGGAGTGCGTTTTCGATGAGTTTGTCACATTCTATCGGGAAAGGGCACTCCAGGATGACAAGCTGAATAGTCACGAGGACACTTTTTTAGCCATGTTTATGACCCCTCGGTTGCGTCGATTCACTTTGACATTGCTCGTGAAGTC AGTCATTATAACCCTCTCATGTGATGTGATTAATCGGAATATGGAGGGCTTAGGCACTTCGCCCTTTAAGCTCTTCTCCTTCACATCGATTGTATACCTCCCAGCAGGAGTGGCTATCCTCTTGTTGCAGAATAAGATCGGACGCAAGGGCATGGCCTGCACCGCCCTTTTTGTGGGTGGACTTATTACCACGATGACGGGATTTCTGATAGCCCACTTGGATCCCATGGAGAACGCTCTGCTGCTGGCTATCATGGTGGGACTGGGACGATTTGGAGCCACCGTTTCCTACGATGCGGAGATCCAGTACGCAGCGGAGATCATTCCGACCAGTGTGCGTGGACAGGCGGTGTCCAACATCCATGTGGTGGGATTGGCCTCCAGCTCACTGGCCTTTTATGTGATCTACCTCGCCCAGTACTACAAGCCGCTCCCCTCGATCTTCATTAGCTGCCTGATGTTTTTTGGGGCTGGACTTTGTCTCACATTACCGGAGACGTTGAacaa GAAGCTGCCCGAAACCTTGGCGGATGGAGAAAAGTTTGCCCTAAACGAGAGTTTCCTCTACTTTCCTTGTTTTTcaagaacagaaaaaaatgtaagGATTGATAGTGCTTAA